A region from the Drosophila bipectinata strain 14024-0381.07 chromosome 3R, DbipHiC1v2, whole genome shotgun sequence genome encodes:
- the LOC108129956 gene encoding sulfhydryl oxidase 2-like encodes MIRLLFCLLFLSPGLGYRITQNEASLYNKDDNVVMLDSESLPSTLSLKPESKLVQFLNSFCGDCQRFAPVFKSLSRDLYQWRRVLRIYAVDCAQERNVEICRQFNIRQTPTLRYFSSELAGKELGLGVDIPSQDPKVIVSTLADLVSKDKFESPGQPNFGFLQPNETLSSLFKHDGQAFVALVYQPKDSQIGRDSILSLLPYDQVAVRVFGDYQLLSHLGIQPSNRTVFMIDRTGKTEGLSGTEGYQASIGKFLESLNYKPVPPLPEPTQTDSSEFLDQQKQAIIAQVLKQPRKIYRADLEQAIDKLLHIELPKALFLQGDNFTALHSFLRVLSQLNPLNKNGKVLLLGLDKALAAFNETSGSEFAETVDAVEKPLAKVFKGKRYVGCVASKPFLRGFTCSLWSLFHYLTVEAGQSANQLPPGTVLSAIHGFVKYFFGCTDCSNHFQEMAKRRRMDLVKTHDEEILWLWAGHNEVNERLSGDATEDPQFPKIQFPSPESCASCRNNASEWQTGEVLRYLKSLYGKDNLSFYGLPTSQGYN; translated from the coding sequence ATGATTCGGCTACTGTTCTGCCTGTTGTTCCTTTCCCCCGGGCTGGGCTACAGAATCACTCAAAACGAGGCCAGCCTATACAACAAAGACGACAATGTGGTGATGCTGGACAGCGAATCGCTTCCATCGACTTTGAGCCTGAAGCCGGAGAGCAAGCTGGTGCAGTTTCTCAACAGCTTCTGTGGGGACTGCCAGCGATTCGCGCCGGTTTTCAAGTCCCTGTCCCGAGACCTGTACCAATGGCGAAGAGTCCTACGGATCTATGCAGTGGACTGTGCCCAGGAGAGGAACGTGGAGATTTGTAGACAATTCAACATCCGGCAAACGCCCACGCTGAGGTATTTTTCCTCGGAGCTCGCAGGGAAGGAGCTCGGCTTGGGTGTGGACATACCCTCTCAAGACCCGAAGGTCATTGTCTCAACTTTGGCGGATCTTGTGTCAAAGGATAAATTCGAATCGCCAGGTCAGCCTAATTTTGGATTCTTACAGCCCAACGAGACTCTAAGCTCATTATTTAAACATGATGGTCAGGCTTTCGTAGCCCTCGTCTATCAACCGAAAGATTCCCAGATTGGCAGGGATTCCATTCTTTCCCTATTGCCGTACGACCAAGTAGCTGTGAGAGTCTTTGGGGACTACCAATTGCTTTCCCATTTGGGTATACAGCCCTCCAATCGGACAGTATTCATGATTGATCGAACGGGCAAAACAGAGGGTCTCTCGGGAACTGAGGGCTACCAAGCATCCATTGGAAAGTTCCTTGAAAGCCTAAATTACAAGCCAGTGCCTCCATTACCGGAACCCACACAAACCGATTCCTCTGAATTTTTGGACCAACAAAAGCAGGCCATAATAGCGCAGGTGCTGAAGCAGCCTCGAAAGATATATCGCGCCGATTTGGAACAGGCCATCGACAAACTTCTGCATATTGAACTTCCCAAGGCTCTCTTCCTCCAGGGGGACAACTTCACGGCCCTGCACAGCTTCCTTCGGGTTCTTAGCCAGTTGAATCCCTTgaacaaaaatggaaaggttCTGCTATTAGGCTTAGACAAGGCTCTGGCTGCTTTCAATGAAACCTCCGGATCTGAGTTTGCCGAGACTGTCGATGCGGTGGAAAAGCCACTTGCAAAAGTTTTCAAGGGAAAACGCTATGTTGGCTGTGTTGCCTCCAAGCCATTCCTGAGGGGGTTCACCTGCTCCCTGTGGAGTCTGTTCCACTACCTGACAGTGGAGGCGGGTCAGTCAGCGAACCAGCTTCCTCCGGGTACGGTCCTATCCGCCATTCACGGATTTGTCAAGTACTTCTTTGGCTGTACGGACTGCTCCAATCACTTCCAGGAAATGGCCAAGAGGCGGCGAATGGACTTGGTGAAGACCCACGACGAGGAGATCCTCTGGTTGTGGGCCGGTCACAACGAGGTCAACGAACGGCTGTCCGGCGATGCCACTGAGGATCCCCAGTTCCCGAAGATCCAGTTTCCCAGTCCAGAGAGCTGTGCTTCTTGCCGGAATAATGCCTCGGAGTGGCAGACCGGAGAGGTTCTCCGATATTTAAAGAGCCTTTATGGCAAGGATAATTTAAGCTTCTATGGCTTGCCCACCTCTCAAGGATACAATTGA